One part of the Polycyclovorans algicola TG408 genome encodes these proteins:
- a CDS encoding flippase — translation MSLRSPLSKTEALRALLFRNGMASFVLRALNAVAASSLTILMARYLGPSGYGIYTYALALVILLNVPTQGGLPILLVRETAAALAQSRVDLVYRLWRWATTFTVGLALSVALITLPIAWGFRAHFEPVAFNSFVLALLLVPLIILGNLAGAALRGVHRVLLGQLPEYVLRPALLLLAILAYLWLGRDDMRADVAVGLHTLAAAVALLISVPMLWRARPTTSTARAPEGERPPEWLRSMMPLTLLSAMQVILQYTDLVMLGFFLDSETVGLYRVAAQASLCVGFGLLAVNLIVAPQFARDYARGDRARLQQVTTLSARLVLLLTLPIMLLFLFVAEPIVTLVFGDAYGGSGTALRILAIGQLLNAAFGSVVFLLNMTGHERDTVKGLSIGVVVNALLNLALIPTFGINGAAVATAITLLIWNVLLWQAVRRRLGIDSTALGLRVAA, via the coding sequence ATGAGCCTTCGATCACCGCTGAGTAAAACCGAGGCCCTGCGCGCCTTGCTGTTCCGCAACGGCATGGCCAGCTTTGTCTTGCGCGCGCTCAATGCGGTGGCGGCGTCAAGCCTGACCATCTTGATGGCGCGATACCTCGGGCCCTCGGGTTACGGCATCTACACCTATGCGCTGGCGCTGGTGATTCTGTTGAATGTGCCCACCCAGGGCGGCCTGCCGATTCTGCTGGTGCGTGAGACCGCTGCCGCGCTGGCGCAGTCGCGCGTCGACCTTGTCTACCGGCTGTGGCGCTGGGCAACGACCTTCACCGTAGGTTTGGCGCTGTCCGTGGCGTTGATCACGCTGCCGATTGCGTGGGGGTTTCGCGCCCACTTTGAGCCGGTGGCCTTCAACAGCTTCGTGCTGGCGCTGCTGCTGGTGCCGCTGATCATCCTCGGCAATCTCGCCGGCGCGGCACTGCGCGGTGTGCACCGCGTGCTGCTGGGCCAGTTGCCGGAGTATGTGTTGCGACCTGCGCTGCTGCTGCTGGCGATCCTGGCCTACCTGTGGCTGGGGCGCGACGACATGCGCGCCGACGTCGCCGTCGGTCTGCACACGCTGGCGGCGGCCGTGGCGCTGCTGATCAGCGTGCCCATGCTGTGGCGGGCGCGCCCGACAACCTCGACCGCGCGCGCGCCGGAGGGCGAACGACCGCCCGAGTGGCTGCGCAGCATGATGCCGCTGACGCTGCTCTCGGCGATGCAGGTGATCCTCCAGTACACCGATCTGGTGATGCTTGGCTTCTTCCTCGACAGCGAAACCGTGGGTCTCTACCGGGTGGCGGCGCAGGCGTCGTTGTGTGTGGGCTTCGGGCTGCTGGCGGTGAACCTGATCGTGGCCCCGCAGTTTGCCCGCGATTACGCACGAGGCGACCGCGCCCGTCTGCAGCAGGTGACCACGCTGAGCGCACGATTGGTGCTGCTGCTGACGCTGCCGATCATGCTGCTGTTTCTGTTCGTTGCCGAACCCATCGTCACCCTGGTGTTCGGTGACGCCTACGGCGGCAGCGGCACGGCGCTGCGCATTCTCGCCATCGGCCAGTTGTTGAACGCCGCATTCGGGTCGGTGGTGTTTCTGCTCAACATGACCGGCCACGAGCGCGACACCGTGAAAGGCCTGTCCATCGGCGTGGTGGTGAATGCCCTGCTCAACCTGGCGTTAATCCCCACCTTCGGCATCAATGGCGCGGCTGTAGCCACCGCCATCACCCTGCTGATCTGGAACGTGCTGCTGTGGCAGGCGGTGCGTCGGCGGCTGGGGATCGACAGCACCGCGCTGGGTTTGCGGGTCGCCGCTTGA